A genomic region of Pelodiscus sinensis isolate JC-2024 chromosome 1, ASM4963464v1, whole genome shotgun sequence contains the following coding sequences:
- the CBY1 gene encoding protein chibby homolog 1 — protein sequence MPLFGNTFSPKKTPPRKSASLSNLHSLDRSTREIELGLDYGTPNMNLAGQSLKFENGQWIAESGSSSGDRRETQRLRKRNQQLEEENNLLRLKVDILLDMLSETTAESHLMEKELEDLKSHSRRRK from the exons ATGCCTCTCTTTGGGAACACATTCAGTCCCAAGAAAACACCACCTAGGAAATCAGCCTCTCTCTCCAACCTGCACTCG CTGGACAGATCGACCCGTGAAATTGAGCTTGGTCTGGATTATGGCACTCCCAACATGAACCTCGCTGGACAAAGTCTGAAGTTTGAGAATGGCCAGTGGATAGCAG AGTCGGGGAGCAGCAGTGGGGATCGCAGGGAGACGCAGCGCCTGCGCAAGCGCAACCAGCAACTGGAGGAAGAGAACAATCTCCTGCGTCTGAAAGTGGATATCCTGCTGGACATG CTCTCTGAAACCACAGCTGAGTCCCATCTGATGGAGAAGGAGTTGGAGGACCTGAAAAGTCACAGTCGGAGGAGGAAGTGA
- the TOMM22 gene encoding mitochondrial import receptor subunit TOM22 homolog: MAAASPLSPEELLLPKGGSGKAEELEEELEDDDELDETLSERLWGLTEMFPEGVRAAAGATFDLSLSVAQRMYRFSRAALWIGTTSFMILVLPVVFETEKLQMEQQQQLQQRQILLGPTTGLSGSMPGALPPLSGKI, encoded by the exons ATGGCCGCCGCGTCGCCCCTGTCCcccgaggagctgctgctgcccaagGGCGGCTCTGGCAAGGccgaggagctggaggaggagctggaggacgaCGACGAG ctGGACGAGACCCTGAGCGAGCGGCTGTGGGGCTTGACCGAGATGTTCCCGGAAGGCGTGCGCGCCGCGGCGGGAGCTACCTTCGACTTGTCTCTCTCTGTGGCGCAGAGAATGTACCG attctCCAGGGCAGCTCTGTGGATTGGGACTACCTCTTTTATGATCCTGGTTCTTCCAGTTGTATTTGAAACTGAGAAACTGcagatggagcagcagcagcagctgcagcagcgacAG ATTCTCTTAGGACCCACtacagggctgtctggcagtatGCCAGGGGCCTTGCCGCCACTTTCTGGAAAGATCTAA